In Benincasa hispida cultivar B227 chromosome 8, ASM972705v1, whole genome shotgun sequence, the sequence ATCCAAATTGTTCATCAACTTTCATATTGGCAATATCATGGGACTCTTCAATAATTGTGACCTTCATATCAAATCTTTTAGGTAAAGAGTGCAAAACTTTCTGAACAATATTTTCCTCTAAAATTTTCTCTCTGAGGGAAAAATGGCAATGTTCAGAAGACATATGTTAAACTCTGCAATAGTTTCATCATCAAGCATctttaaatattcaaatttgataGTCAAGAGCTGCAGCCTTGACATCTTCACCTTAGATGTTCCTTCATGGGCAACAACAAGTATATCCCAAGCCTCCTTTGCTGAAACACAAGTATTGATCAATctgaatatatttttatctgCTCCATTGAAGATTGCATCCAGAGCATGAGAGTTTCTTAATGATACTTCAACTTCAACCTCTGTCCAATCTCTTTTAGGTTTGGGACTAACAACTCCATTCTTATCAGCAACTTGAGGAGGAAACCATCCAGTCACAACAACCTTCCATGACTTGCTATCAATATATTTGAGAAAAGCAATAATCTGAGCTTTTTAGTATGAATAATTCATTCTATCTGAAACAAGAAAACGAGTAGTCGATCCATCTTCCCTAATCAACTCCAATGAATACTCAATGAACTAGCAGTCAACCCGacactaattaaaaaaataggtgGATCTAACACAGAATACAATGTCAAGTACGGCGTCACAAACAATATGTATGAAAAGTGGGCAACAtgaaaacaaacagaaaaataaCGACAAAGAGATTGGTCACCCAGTTTGGTGCAAAAACACCACGTTTAGGGGACACTATGCCTGGTGAATGAAACTTCATTATAAAGAGTCTAGCAATTACAACGAAAGTACTTATTTGGTAACCTCCTTCTTCAGTGACTCACATATAGTTTCCTCTTTAGTTTTAACTTAGGCCCCCCCTATATTTGAGCTCTTCTCATTTTCATAATAATGTTTCTTCAAGCTTTTTATGAGAACCCCTCAATACAACATACTTAGACCCCCCCTAAGAGTGAGATCCCCCCACATTCATCATATTTAGACTCCTTCTAAGTATGAgttttcatcatcttcaacgtacttaggctccccctaaatgCAATATCAAATCAAACTCCTCCCGAGTTCTACAATGGTTGCTAAACCAAAAATCTTAACGATAAAtacaaagattttcaataacaatatATGGAGGTTAAGGCTTAAACAGACCTTAAACTCAAAACTCTTAATACACACTTTTCTAATAAGGCAACTAACCCTAAAAATGAATAAGAGTACAATATAAATAAAGCTAGTAATGGGAATATATTTCTTGagtgaataaatattctttGCAGGAAAATAAGGAAGACAGACACGGAAATCTGCAACTCACGTAGAGAGATATAAAAAAGATATTCTACAGAATCTATTAGCAAACATGTAACAATATTTATGACAATTTCTTTGACATGTTGTTTAAGTTTTTCTTGTAATAAAATCAGCCAACCACACTGCACCTCTGTAATAAAATTGACCAATCACATTGCAGTAACAAGGAAGATTAAACTAACCTTAATTGAGGCTTCAAcagtaaatttttattttttggggaAGAGAGTTTGCCTACAATAGAGTAAAAACTGCATACTGGTGTCGTGTAGGTTATACACGCTCTGATTCTTAAGTCAGAAAGAGTTCGAAGGTTCTCAATCAATTAACTTACCTTGCTTCTCTCccttcttctctatttataggctcctATTGTCATCCGTTGCCTCCTCTATCTTCTAATCACCCTTTCCTTATTCTTTTAGGATTCACAGACTGAGGTCGACTCACTCGATATTCTTCCAAGATTGGTCCGGGTTTCTTCCTTTCGACTTTGGTATTTTGGGCTTTCGACTAATGGGCTTACCCTGGTGGCTTAGTATAGGCCTCGACTTGGATAAGAGCGATCAGGCCTAATTGGTTATCAACCCATCTTTTtaatcttcttctcttctctaaTTGACGTTTTCTTTTACCCTTGGTTCTAGAATTCATTCATAACAGAATTcctaatcaattttaaaatacaaaacgAAGTTTTAGAAAACTAATTGGATGAAATTTTATAAGAACTCATAATGTACCACGTCACaaactaaatttatatatatattaaaaaaaactaaatagaaaATTGAGATGGCACTGGCAGTGGagttaaattaaaacaataatagctAATAATGGAAGAGGGCCCACAGCAGTACACGTAatgtgaaaaaaagaaaaatcattctCCTGCTCCACTGTGGAACCAAGAATATTaaaggaattttatattaacttggatataaataaattagaaaaaagaaaaaagaaaaaagaaaaaagaatcacATCCAATCCAAGCCCCGAGGCTGGTAGCCTCGGTGGATAAATATTGCACACGTGACGGTTACCTCCCCCCACTACAATACTACTTTATATAGCTGCCTGTCACATCTTTAATTcccatttattttcatttttaccaccccttttttttgttttattgattttgaacCCCACCCCTCAACCTCCTTCTCCTCCCATCTTCCGACAAATCGCCGCCCATCGCCGCCGTCTGTGTTTCACTCTCCTCTAGGGTTTATCACTTTTCTCCATTGTATTTGTATGTCTCTTCTTTCATTAAATGCGTTCAAACAAAACGTAGCGATGATATTCACTTTTTGAGGATCGTGGTGCTTTGTTATTTTCAGGTATCCACGATTTCCTTCTGCCATTTTTGTCTCTCCTCCCCTCAACTTTCTGCTCCATTTTCCTCTGTACGTACACTccattctttccttttttttttttctgtttcaCTTTTTCTCTCTTACTTTTCTGTCTTACCTGTTCTTTCTCTCGCATGCTTTTGAATTTCCTCCGTATTCTTCCCTTTTCTCTCTTTCGTTTTTTTGTCCTTCTTCCTCCATAACTGCTACTTCTCTTACACCGATTATTACCTCTGCTCAAGCTTTTCTCTGCCGCGTATTCCTCTTTTTCTTACACGGCTTCTGCTTTGTCGTTTCATTAATTTCGCCTGCACCTACTGGTGGGGTAACTACTAAGTATAGCCTGTGATTCTGACCACTGTTCAGGCTTTGCGATTCTTTAAGGCAATGGTTCTTCGTTTAAAGTCAATCAACTTCTCTCTGTATATCTCTTTGTTTCGACGGCTATTGTTCTCTTTTTGACtgattggttttttaaataCCATTTTCTCTAATGATGTGATGTTTTCATTCTTTTCCCAACGCAGGTTTTTTTAGTTTCTGaagtttttctctcttataAAGGATCGGATTCACTTTCCGATTCCGACTTCCATCTCTCCGATTTCTTGTACAACAGTTCTTTCCGGAGTCCACAGGATTAATCCTGTTATAAATGATGAAAGCTCCGCGAGTATTGGTGATTTTCGCTTTggttttcttcatcttctttttggTATCTGCTTTTCTTACAGGTCTGTTTCATCTCTCGCAGTTCGTTCTTCcgttttgttttcaatttgtTTTTACCGCGTTTTGATTTGTTATGCTTTTACGTcgcttctctctctctctctctctctctctctgtgtGTGTGTTACCTTTTGttttgtcttcttctttctgtatattttatttgttcttCAATCATTGTTTTCCTTTGTCCTTTTCTGGTGCGTATAGAAACAAAGATATTATTCTTCTTCTACTACTTTTTTACATCATTCTCTTCCTTACATGAATGCAGATCTGGATATTATGAACTCGAGTCCACCGAGTTTCCTTCGATTGGGGTTGAATACCACAATAGTCGCCCCTCATCGGAAGCTTCTCCTCACTAGTAAGTTTATGAAATCTGATTAAATCTTTGTGTCGTAAATGTTACAACAGATTCGTTAACGGAGGATTCGTTATTCTTTTTTGCGTTCGTTGTGCAGAattctttttgtttaaaatatccGTTTGATTTTGGAATTATGATCTCGGGGTTGGGGGAAGGGATTGAAGAGATTGGGTACTCAATTGCATAAATGGTTGATTTGGTGTCAGAATTGCACGCCCATCCATTCTTAGTAATGAAGCTAAGGCGCACCTTTTTCTATGTAGCTTTCCACCCTTTCTTTCTGCTCTTTTATCTATATGGCCTTTCTGTAGCTGTTTTTAGAGAAATCTTCTTTAATTGATCCCATATACCCACCAacctttcttcctttttctgtCCATAATTCATTGATTACGTAAAAGCAACCTTTGGCCCGAAAGCGGAGCATTATAATGCCTTTCTCAGTTTTAGCTTTTGTGTATAGCTTCTGATTTATTCATTGCTTTGACGAAAAAGCTCTACCGTTGAGTGtgtatataaaattatataaaacgATTAGCTAATGCGTGGACTCTCTTTAGTGGGATTGTTGAGGGTACagttttattagttttaaattttcatatgaaTGTAATGGGCGTATttctgaattttaaaatttgttatgtCTAACAAATGGACTCAATTTTGATAATGCTGCCgcggatttttctttttcatactCTCTTTACTCTTTACCTGCCCTCTATTGCCTTTGAATTTGCTTTATCTTTTATAATTGCTTATTTATGCTTTCTCAACACATCCTTTATGACTTCCAGAAAGTGTAGTTTGTGTGTCTGTAGATGTTTTCCCATTGGTGGGTCgatatttatttataagagtAATGTTTGCACGTGGGTGGTACCTTGAACTATGCCCTATATACGAAGCTAACAAATGACGTCGAGCTGTTTGGTTCTTTATTTCAATGTGCCTTTAGGACAAGCAACAATTGAGGAACCAACCAGAATTTGGGGAGAAAAGTGTACAAAGTCAGACATTGTGATTAACCAAGGCCCCACAGCTCCACTTCCAACTGGTATCCCCACCTACACTGTGGAAGTAGTGAATGCTTGTGTCACTGGATGTGAGATCTATGGTATTCATTTCAAATGCGGTTGGTTTAGCTCAGCCCACCTCATCAATCCCAGAATCTTCAAACGCCTACGTTACGACGACTGTCTCGTGAACGATGGCAAGCCTCTTGTCTATGGCGGTACACTCTCGTTCCagtatgcaaacacttttcctTACCCACTTTCAGTCTCCTCAGTTGCCTGCAACTGAAATGAGTCAAATGACACACACCAAACCGATTAGGAGACGCTCATATGAAGCACTTGAAGCAGCAGCAGGTACTTTAGTCGATTTACTGATTGACGATGGCCCCCCCAACCTGCCTTTTCTTTTCAGTTTTTTGGGTTCTGCTTTTGCTTTATATGTGTGTGGCCTGTTAGAATGGTTGTTTTctgttgtttcttttttctttctagagaggtttgattttgattttgatatattttttttgtcatcttGAGTTGGTGGAGGGGTaaggtttgtgggtttaataaTGGTCATTGCACCAACTTTGCATATACATATTATAGATGGTGAGTTAGGCAAGAATTGATAGGAATCTACTTCATTTTGATATCTTTTTTGGGTAGGAAGGCCAAGTGTATATATACAGTTATATAGATTCTGATATAGTACTGTGTTAGTTTGACAAGTTGATGAGATTTAAAGCCATTATATGCAGAATATCTCTCCACCTGTTCGTTTGCTTACTAATCAATGACCCTCTTAATATTTTGTAGGCCATGATCAATTAATATAGAAAGAAAgctagttttctttttcttctcttttgggttgttttttttttttcctttttccattAAACGTGATGATAGATTTCTTCCCTTAAGCTTTATTTGGTGTGGTTTTGTCCGTGTGTTTGTGGATTTTAGCGTTATTTTTCTAACCATTAACACTATATTAGTTGTAAAAGACAAAACCCGAAAGTAAGCCCTTTTGGAAACGACAATAATATTAGATCTAAAGATCAGGAGAATTCATCATACacaggaaaagaagaaaatgatgattcatAGTGTTGAATGGACGATAGATTTCTTTCCTAACCATCCTCTCTAGTCGCGAGGAATGTGTTGATAATGGGTTAGGTGTTCTATTAAGTCTACTATGATGATTTGACAATGACTTTTGAGTATTAagtttctttttgaaaattttggaacTCTTTTCgtataatttttattatctGTGCTTTGAGatcatatgttttgtttttatttatttgtttgttcttatttttattttaaagaaaccaaattttattttttaaatagaaaaaggaTTCTCCGAGCAAAATGACGAActcatttacaaatataacaaaatagaaaaaaaaaattctcaatccattgaaaaaactttttttttcttttttctttttttctatatttaagatatttcagatagttttgttatttaaaacaaTAGTTTTTAGATAATAATTAGAAAGTTAATAACTAGATTTGAAAAATAAACgcaagttttcaaaatttattttaaaatatttcaagcaggtttgttatttaaaacaacaatttttagATAACATCTAGAAAGTTAATAACtagatttgaaaaataaatgcaagttttctaaatttatttcattctgatttttttaattaagaattcaaTACCTCTTTATAAAAAAggtcaaaattatataaaagagGTTTGGAATTTGCAGAAAAAATTATTCCTTAAACCCCAAAATTCCATTtagtatttattttgttttttgtttttgattttttaaaattaagggtgtgtttggattaacttttcaaaataagtcattttagaaaaaaaattaatgtgtttggtaattactcaaaatagcttttggaACACatctaaaattcattttatattttattgaatagggaatttcttataaatataaaaatccataaaatatttataacaaaaagttcaAGTTATAagatgtaaatatttttatttttttttatatttaaaaagatcacttttaaataatctttatcaaaagagtttaaataaaattggcttttctaaaaaaaaatattttattctctaGTTAATCCAAATGGGCCCTAAGTCTCTTTTCTCttaatttcttacaataatttttatttttattgagtaaattaattgaattcttagccaaattctaaaaacaaaaataaggtttTAAAAACTCAAAACATGGCTTGAATAAACATGGGTATAAAGAATTTAGTTAAGCAAGAGATTTAGAGATGGAATAAGCATTTATATGCTTATTTTTTTTggaactaaaaacaaaaaattaagacctagtttgataaccatttggtttttagttttagtttttgaaaaattaaatttatagacaTTAcacttattttcaaatttctttctttgttatcaacttcttatcaatggtttaaaaaattgaacgaaaatttgaaaactaaaaaaatagtttttaaaaacttgttttgttttttaaatttggttaataattcaacaattttactcaaaaaatatgcaaatcatgaagttgaaaagaaatagatttaatttttaaaaaatgaaaattaaaaataaaaaagaaataattatcaaacaagttaaaataatttgttaCAAGTTTGGAATTTGTGCCCTTAGGTTCGGAGAATGAGACAATTGGAGGGATAGGGTGAGAGGACCGGGAGGGAATGtgtgttttttattatttttttaatataataaccatatatatatattaaaaaaattgtatcgTCAGCATTAAACaatggtttttatgaattgaGCTACCAAAATTAAGTACTTTCTAAGCATTGGGAACTTATTGTTCAAGTTTGACAGGTATGGTCTAATTCGACATAAATGTTACAGAATTTCGTACAAGTGTGTTTCATTAGTGATCTAAAATGTAGGAACTTAGGAAACAAATCATTCATGAGAATTAAGAGACGAGATGGAAAATAAAGTTGtcatatttttagatttcaatGTGTTTGGTAGTGAATTTGGAAACTAAAatccatataatatatatacctTTTATACTGGTTAATGTTAGGCAGATCAGAAGGTTGCATATTCGGCTCTGTATTTAAATTGTAATTAGTATATAATAATATGAGTTCATTAATCCCATTTGACTTATAAGATTCAAAAGAATTATATAGTATggttattttcaattaaaagaaaatagtaacCGAACATTAGGCACCCGTAGTATGTGTGGCTTTGGACCATTTTGAAGGTAGTATTTAGAAGGCCCAATGGGCCCAAACTCTCACCCGTCTTCTATACAATCTGACATCAAGAACTCATGATCAATTCAGCATTTCTTTGGcattccaattttcaatttctttttcgaGGGCAGTTAAAAATGGAACCAGGTTCTAAAATTCTATGAATTGGAGTTTAACGCAGTAGCTTGGGGAGAAAGTCAAGAGAGAGCCAGAGGAGAGTGAAAGTAAAATATTTTGTTCGTCACATTAACCCCCTAACGGAATAGTTTAgacattaatttaaaatacagtgaccaaacttcaaaattttaaagtcCGAGGattaaaataaaaccaaaaaaatatgAGGTTCATTCTTCTACCACTTTTCTGAAGTCCACACAAATgtattaaatgtattttttagGCTAAGCATATATaggttttttttccttattagGATAAATGTCCAACCACATTGTTTTAGACAAGAACACTACAACAAATACACCATACACTGATATCACAAATGAAGGGAGAATATTATctgaaaaaatatctttttaaattaaaggaaacaATTTTAAGAAGATGTCAATGTTGCTATAGCACGAGTAAATTTGTTATCCTCTctagaaatatgaaaaaaaactatctttacgacatttctaaagaaaaaaatatcctCAATGAAAATTGCACTGTTGATCTTTGGTTCAGGGTGTTCTCTGATCTTCTTTGATTGCTTATTTTCATTAACTTAGTCCTCAAGTAATTATGAGAACTACATATATCTATATTAAAGTTGCAAAATGCCCTTCAACTTGTGGATTTTGAG encodes:
- the LOC120082746 gene encoding protein TAPETUM DETERMINANT 1-like, whose protein sequence is MMKAPRVLVIFALVFFIFFLVSAFLTDLDIMNSSPPSFLRLGLNTTIVAPHRKLLLTRQATIEEPTRIWGEKCTKSDIVINQGPTAPLPTGIPTYTVEVVNACVTGCEIYGIHFKCGWFSSAHLINPRIFKRLRYDDCLVNDGKPLVYGGTLSFQYANTFPYPLSVSSVACN